In Methylotenera mobilis JLW8, the following are encoded in one genomic region:
- the ribD gene encoding bifunctional diaminohydroxyphosphoribosylaminopyrimidine deaminase/5-amino-6-(5-phosphoribosylamino)uracil reductase RibD, giving the protein MSTLSTSDHTYMNLALRLAAQGLYTTQPNPRVGCVIVRDQQIVGQGAHHKAGEPHAEVFALRQAGALAEGADVYVTLEPCSHFGRTPPCVQAVIAAKPKRVVIAMQDPNPLVAGRGVTALRAQGVEVVVGVLEQEAVALNVGFIARMTRGFPYVRSKIAASLDGRTALSNGKSQWITGEAARQDVQHWRAQSCAILTGIGTVLADNPSMTVRFPTATRQPLRVIVDSKLQLPLNSNMLEPTMLAQSPVLVAYVVDTEQRAAVLAATGAELLCIPNQTQQVDLAQLLQVLAQRDVNEVLVEAGQGLNGGLLHAGLIDEFIFYYAPKLMGSAAHGMFAMPAFTTMQQVPDLQVLDVRQVGADIRVRAKPIVPVA; this is encoded by the coding sequence TTGTCTACATTATCTACATCTGACCATACCTACATGAACCTTGCATTGCGCTTGGCAGCGCAAGGTTTGTACACCACTCAACCTAATCCACGTGTGGGTTGTGTCATTGTGCGCGATCAGCAAATTGTCGGGCAAGGTGCTCACCATAAAGCGGGTGAACCACATGCCGAAGTATTTGCGCTGCGACAAGCGGGTGCGTTAGCAGAAGGCGCAGACGTTTACGTGACGCTAGAGCCGTGTAGTCACTTTGGCCGAACGCCGCCTTGCGTACAAGCAGTGATTGCTGCCAAACCAAAACGTGTGGTGATCGCCATGCAAGACCCTAATCCGTTAGTAGCAGGGCGTGGTGTAACTGCGCTGCGTGCGCAAGGGGTAGAGGTAGTGGTTGGTGTGTTGGAGCAAGAGGCTGTTGCGCTAAATGTCGGCTTTATTGCGCGTATGACGCGTGGTTTTCCATATGTGCGCAGCAAAATTGCTGCCAGTTTAGATGGTCGCACCGCCCTTAGTAACGGCAAAAGCCAATGGATTACCGGCGAGGCTGCGCGGCAAGATGTACAGCACTGGCGTGCGCAGTCTTGCGCGATTTTGACCGGTATCGGCACGGTATTGGCTGATAACCCGAGCATGACAGTGCGTTTTCCTACAGCTACTCGCCAGCCGTTGCGGGTGATAGTGGATAGCAAATTACAATTACCGCTAAACAGTAACATGCTTGAGCCAACTATGCTGGCACAGAGCCCCGTGCTGGTGGCTTATGTAGTAGATACGGAGCAGCGCGCTGCAGTGTTGGCGGCAACAGGTGCTGAGTTGCTTTGCATCCCGAATCAAACGCAGCAGGTAGATTTAGCCCAGTTGTTGCAAGTGTTAGCGCAACGAGATGTGAATGAAGTGTTGGTGGAGGCTGGGCAGGGTCTGAATGGTGGATTGCTACATGCAGGCCTGATAGATGAGTTTATTTTTTATTACGCACCTAAATTGATGGGCAGCGCTGCGCACGGCATGTTTGCAATGCCAGCATTTACTACCATGCAACAGGTACCTGATTTGCAAGTGTTAGATGTTCGTCAGGTTGGTGCAGATATTCGCGTACGCGCCAAACCTATTGTGCCTGTAGCTTAG
- the nrdR gene encoding transcriptional regulator NrdR translates to MKCPFCGTDDTQVIDSRVNDEGDSIRRRRKCGACDKRFTTYETAELHLPQVVKQNGTREEFKREKLRVSFTRALHKRPVPTEYVDKALDHVTQKILARGEREVHARDLGEMVMHELKMMDKVAYIRFASVYRSFSDVDDFNDVIRDLDVQAVAPKRRTTDT, encoded by the coding sequence GTGAAGTGTCCTTTTTGTGGAACAGATGATACCCAAGTCATTGACTCTAGAGTCAATGATGAGGGTGATTCAATTCGTCGCCGCCGTAAGTGCGGTGCATGTGATAAGCGCTTTACTACCTATGAAACGGCAGAACTGCACTTACCGCAGGTTGTGAAGCAAAATGGTACACGCGAAGAGTTTAAGCGTGAGAAGTTAAGGGTGTCATTTACCCGCGCGCTGCATAAGCGCCCGGTGCCAACCGAATACGTGGATAAAGCGCTAGACCATGTGACGCAGAAAATTTTGGCGCGTGGCGAGCGTGAAGTGCACGCTAGGGACTTAGGCGAAATGGTGATGCATGAGCTTAAAATGATGGATAAAGTGGCTTATATCCGTTTTGCTTCGGTGTATCGCAGCTTTTCTGATGTGGATGACTTTAATGATGTTATCCGCGATTTGGACGTGCAAGCCGTAGCCCCCAAGCGCCGCACTACCGATACTTAA
- the glyA gene encoding serine hydroxymethyltransferase, whose product MSQAPFNYANTLNQADPALWGMIEQEVVRQHEHIELIASENYTSPAVMQAQGSQLTNKYAEGYPGKRFYGGCEFVDQVEQLAIDRLKALYGAEYANVQPHSGSQANQAVYFSILKPGDTVMGMNLGHGGHLTHGSPANLSGKLFNIVPYGLNDKEEIDYDEMERIAVECKPKLLIGGASAYALRFDWARMAEIAKKVGAYFMVDMAHYSGLIAAGVYPNPVPHADFVTSTTHKTLRGPRGGIIMAKAEFEKSLNSSVFPSLQGGPLMHVIAAKATAFLEAGQPEFKTYQAQVIKNAQVMAETLTARGLRIISGRTESHMFMVDLRPKGLTGKAADAALGLAHITVNKNAIPNDPESPFVTSGIRIGAPAITTRGFKEEEARLVANLIADVLDNPTDEAVIAATKVKVHALTARFPVYQG is encoded by the coding sequence ATGTCGCAAGCACCATTTAACTACGCCAATACTTTAAATCAAGCTGACCCTGCATTGTGGGGCATGATTGAGCAAGAGGTAGTGCGTCAACATGAACACATCGAACTGATTGCTTCTGAAAACTACACCAGCCCAGCGGTAATGCAGGCGCAAGGTTCTCAGTTGACCAATAAGTACGCAGAGGGCTACCCAGGCAAACGCTTTTATGGTGGCTGTGAGTTTGTTGACCAAGTTGAACAGCTTGCGATTGACCGTTTGAAAGCACTCTATGGCGCAGAATATGCCAATGTGCAACCGCATTCTGGTTCACAAGCAAACCAAGCGGTGTATTTCTCTATCTTGAAGCCAGGTGATACCGTAATGGGTATGAACTTAGGTCACGGTGGTCACTTGACGCACGGTTCACCAGCTAATCTTTCTGGTAAATTGTTTAACATCGTGCCATACGGCTTGAACGATAAAGAAGAGATCGACTACGACGAGATGGAGCGCATTGCCGTTGAATGTAAACCAAAATTATTAATTGGCGGTGCTTCAGCTTACGCTTTGCGTTTTGACTGGGCACGTATGGCTGAGATTGCGAAAAAAGTTGGTGCATACTTCATGGTTGACATGGCGCACTACTCAGGTTTGATTGCTGCTGGCGTTTACCCTAACCCAGTGCCGCACGCTGATTTCGTAACTTCTACTACCCACAAAACTTTGCGCGGCCCACGTGGCGGTATCATTATGGCTAAAGCTGAGTTTGAGAAGTCATTGAACTCTAGCGTGTTCCCAAGCTTGCAAGGCGGCCCATTGATGCACGTGATTGCGGCAAAAGCTACTGCGTTCTTAGAAGCTGGTCAGCCAGAGTTTAAAACCTATCAAGCGCAAGTGATTAAGAATGCACAAGTGATGGCAGAGACTTTAACAGCACGCGGTTTACGTATTATTTCTGGCCGCACTGAATCACACATGTTCATGGTGGATTTACGTCCTAAAGGTTTAACCGGTAAGGCGGCAGATGCAGCTTTAGGTTTAGCGCACATTACTGTGAACAAAAACGCGATTCCTAATGATCCAGAGAGCCCATTCGTGACTTCTGGTATCCGTATCGGTGCACCGGCAATCACCACCCGTGGCTTCAAAGAAGAAGAAGCGCGTTTGGTTGCTAATCTAATCGCTGACGTGTTGGATAACCCAACCGATGAAGCAGTGATTGCAGCAACTAAAGTGAAAGTACATGCTTTAACTGCAAGATTCCCAGTGTATCAAGGTTAA
- the iscX gene encoding Fe-S cluster assembly protein IscX, protein MKWTDSQAIAEALYDKHPDIDPKTIRFTDLMEWVLQLDGFNDSPDKCGERILEAIQLAWIEEAD, encoded by the coding sequence ATGAAATGGACGGACAGCCAAGCAATCGCAGAGGCACTTTACGACAAACACCCAGATATTGACCCAAAAACTATCCGCTTTACGGATTTAATGGAATGGGTACTCCAGCTTGATGGATTTAATGATAGCCCTGATAAGTGCGGCGAAAGAATCCTAGAAGCTATACAACTGGCCTGGATTGAGGAAGCAGACTAA
- a CDS encoding DUF3307 domain-containing protein: MFEALLCLFIKHFICDFPLQASPWMYKNKSTYGHAGGIAHAAIHGIGTFMVLAYWLGAAAWVFALADMMIHYHIDWAKMNLSSKFGWQASTSEWFWILLGFDQLLHHLTYIAIVAMAFKLA; the protein is encoded by the coding sequence ATGTTTGAAGCCTTGCTTTGCTTGTTTATCAAGCACTTTATCTGCGACTTCCCGTTGCAGGCATCCCCCTGGATGTACAAAAACAAAAGTACCTATGGCCATGCCGGAGGCATCGCACATGCAGCGATACATGGCATAGGCACTTTCATGGTGCTTGCCTACTGGCTGGGAGCCGCAGCATGGGTGTTCGCACTAGCAGACATGATGATTCACTATCATATCGACTGGGCTAAAATGAACCTCAGCAGCAAGTTCGGCTGGCAAGCCAGCACTAGTGAATGGTTTTGGATACTACTCGGCTTCGACCAGCTATTGCATCACCTGACCTACATTGCCATCGTGGCCATGGCTTTTAAGCTAGCATAA
- a CDS encoding retropepsin-like aspartic protease family protein, which produces MSRNTLLSIIIWLTLAGVIYYLADSIQNPNKIYTLGNSSSVVLKRGLDGHYRSEALINGKKVKVLVDTGATGVAISQSTADLLNLKSINAVRTNTANGDSVGYMVRLDSVQIGGVHAHNVAAMIAPGLDGDVLLGMSFLGRMDIRLYKGEMTITQVE; this is translated from the coding sequence ATGAGCAGAAACACTCTACTTTCCATCATTATCTGGCTGACACTGGCAGGTGTTATTTATTACCTCGCTGACAGCATTCAAAATCCAAATAAAATTTACACCTTGGGCAACTCTAGTTCAGTGGTACTAAAACGTGGGCTAGATGGCCATTACCGCAGTGAAGCGCTTATCAATGGTAAAAAAGTTAAGGTATTGGTAGATACCGGCGCCACCGGAGTAGCCATTTCACAATCGACAGCAGACTTACTTAACCTAAAAAGCATTAACGCCGTGCGCACCAATACCGCCAATGGCGATAGCGTAGGCTATATGGTCAGGTTAGATTCGGTGCAAATAGGCGGTGTGCATGCGCACAACGTCGCCGCCATGATTGCGCCAGGACTGGATGGTGACGTGTTGCTAGGCATGTCGTTTTTAGGACGCATGGACATACGCTTATATAAAGGTGAAATGACGATCACCCAAGTTGAATAA
- a CDS encoding alpha-D-glucose phosphate-specific phosphoglucomutase produces the protein MKIIVTPSQPYSDQKPGTSGLRKKVKIFQQEHYLENFVQSLFDTLVVPNDAVLVVGGDGRYHNRQAIQTIISMAAANGFTRVLIGQGGILSTPAASHVIRKYKTFGGMVLSASHNQGGIHGDFGIKYNIGNGGPAPEKITDEVFAKSKVIAEYKISDLPLVDIDTIGETQFAGAVSDQTFTVQVIDAVQDYADLMQSLFDFKAIRQLLASGFEMKFDAMHAVTGPYAKEIFVNRLGASTDSLMNCEPSEDFGGGHPDPNLTYAEELVKIMFAGENALDFGAASDGDGDRNMILGQNFFVTPSDSLAVLAANATLVPAYKNGIAGVARSMPTSGAVDRVAAKLNIPSFETPTGWKFFGNLMDAGQVTLCGEESFGTSSSHVREKDGLWAVLFWLNVIAVKQMSVEAILKAHWLEYGRNVYSRHDYEAIPTEAANSVIAHIKSQFSSLPGQVFGSYTVKLCDDFSYHDPIDGSVSNNQGIRVLFTDGSRIVFRLSGTGTEGATLRIYLEAYEPDSAKHHLDAQVALAEMIRIALQISQLVEKTGRVAPTVIT, from the coding sequence ATGAAAATAATCGTAACGCCAAGCCAGCCATACAGTGACCAAAAACCTGGCACATCCGGTTTGCGCAAAAAAGTAAAAATATTCCAGCAAGAACATTATCTGGAAAACTTTGTGCAAAGTTTGTTTGACACACTAGTCGTGCCAAATGATGCAGTATTAGTGGTGGGCGGCGATGGGCGTTACCATAATAGGCAAGCTATCCAGACGATTATTAGCATGGCAGCTGCCAACGGTTTTACCCGAGTGTTGATCGGACAGGGCGGTATTTTGTCAACGCCCGCGGCATCGCATGTTATCCGTAAATATAAAACATTTGGCGGTATGGTGTTGTCGGCAAGTCATAATCAAGGCGGTATTCACGGTGATTTTGGTATCAAGTACAACATCGGTAATGGTGGGCCAGCACCGGAGAAAATTACTGACGAAGTTTTTGCTAAAAGTAAGGTCATTGCCGAGTATAAAATTTCTGATTTACCGCTGGTGGATATTGATACCATCGGCGAGACCCAGTTTGCAGGGGCTGTATCTGACCAGACCTTCACCGTGCAGGTGATTGATGCGGTGCAGGATTATGCTGATTTAATGCAAAGCCTGTTTGATTTTAAGGCTATCCGTCAGTTGTTGGCATCGGGCTTTGAAATGAAGTTTGATGCGATGCATGCGGTAACCGGGCCATACGCCAAAGAGATTTTTGTAAATCGTCTCGGTGCTTCAACTGATAGCTTAATGAACTGTGAGCCTTCTGAAGATTTTGGCGGTGGGCATCCTGACCCTAACTTAACTTATGCAGAAGAGTTAGTGAAAATCATGTTTGCTGGTGAAAATGCGCTCGATTTTGGCGCAGCCTCAGATGGGGACGGTGACCGTAATATGATTTTAGGGCAAAACTTTTTTGTTACGCCGTCGGACAGTTTGGCTGTGTTAGCTGCCAATGCCACTCTAGTGCCGGCATATAAAAACGGGATTGCTGGCGTTGCACGCTCTATGCCAACCAGCGGCGCAGTCGATCGTGTGGCAGCCAAGTTAAATATACCAAGCTTCGAGACGCCTACAGGCTGGAAATTCTTCGGCAATTTGATGGATGCCGGTCAGGTGACGTTATGCGGTGAGGAGAGCTTTGGCACCAGCTCTAGCCATGTGCGCGAGAAAGATGGCTTATGGGCAGTGCTGTTCTGGCTGAATGTGATTGCTGTTAAGCAAATGAGCGTGGAAGCCATTTTAAAAGCGCATTGGCTGGAGTATGGGCGTAACGTCTACTCGCGACATGATTATGAGGCAATTCCAACTGAAGCCGCCAATAGCGTGATTGCGCATATTAAATCGCAGTTCTCCAGCTTGCCGGGGCAGGTGTTCGGCAGCTACACGGTTAAATTGTGTGACGATTTTAGCTACCATGATCCGATTGATGGCTCGGTCAGTAATAATCAAGGGATCCGAGTGCTATTTACTGATGGCTCACGTATTGTATTCAGGCTGTCTGGTACCGGCACGGAAGGGGCAACTTTGCGTATTTACCTAGAAGCGTATGAGCCGGATAGCGCAAAACATCACTTGGATGCACAGGTAGCGTTAGCTGAAATGATACGAATTGCGCTGCAGATTTCACAGCTGGTAGAAAAAACTGGCCGCGTGGCACCTACTGTGATTACATAG
- a CDS encoding EAL and HDOD domain-containing protein — protein sequence MENQVFIGRQPIMDLKQHIIGYELLFRHSADADSAVFEDGLKACSNVLINTMGDMDVQWLLGDKLAFINVNEAMLLSEFIELMPPQRTVLEILRTVVAGDAVVERCRELSKLGYKIALDNPQLGTQLELLAQFASFVKVDALSVNPQEARKLFQKYAAPNVQMVAEKIETLEQFEAYKEIGFRRFQGFYFARPETFTAKVINPSFDSVLNLLNLVTQDSDNSDIENGFKRDAALSFKLLRYINSVGFGLSCEIQSIQHALTILGRKQLYRWLTLLMVTAGENSTPPALMKTSITRGRLTELLGESYFEKHDRDNLFIVGVFSLLDAILKMPMDQVLEKIQLPENVSEALLTRGGVYGPFLQLTEACEGADSKRILELAELLQYDADKVNECHIAALAWAESLGI from the coding sequence ATGGAAAATCAAGTATTTATTGGGCGCCAGCCTATTATGGATTTGAAACAGCACATCATCGGCTATGAGCTGCTATTTAGACACAGTGCTGATGCTGATAGCGCCGTATTTGAAGATGGTCTGAAAGCCTGCTCCAATGTGTTGATCAACACCATGGGCGATATGGACGTGCAATGGCTGCTGGGTGACAAGTTAGCATTTATCAACGTCAATGAGGCGATGCTATTGAGTGAGTTTATAGAACTCATGCCGCCACAGCGTACCGTGCTGGAAATCCTGCGCACAGTGGTAGCAGGAGATGCCGTGGTTGAACGCTGTAGAGAGTTAAGCAAGCTCGGCTATAAAATCGCGCTGGATAACCCACAACTTGGTACACAATTAGAGCTTCTCGCTCAATTTGCCAGCTTTGTAAAAGTTGATGCGCTAAGCGTAAACCCACAAGAGGCACGTAAGCTATTCCAGAAATATGCCGCGCCGAACGTACAAATGGTGGCAGAGAAAATTGAAACGCTAGAGCAGTTTGAAGCATATAAAGAAATTGGCTTTAGACGCTTTCAGGGCTTTTACTTTGCTCGACCAGAAACCTTTACCGCCAAGGTCATCAACCCGTCGTTTGATAGCGTATTAAACCTGCTCAATTTAGTCACGCAGGACTCAGACAACAGTGATATTGAAAATGGCTTTAAACGTGATGCCGCGCTTTCATTTAAGTTGCTACGTTATATCAACTCTGTAGGTTTTGGGCTTTCCTGTGAGATTCAGTCCATTCAACATGCGCTCACCATTTTGGGCAGAAAACAGCTTTACCGCTGGCTCACACTACTGATGGTGACCGCAGGGGAAAACTCAACACCGCCAGCATTGATGAAAACCTCTATCACCCGTGGACGCCTAACCGAACTGCTAGGCGAAAGCTACTTTGAGAAACATGATAGAGATAATCTATTTATCGTTGGCGTATTCTCGCTGCTAGATGCCATTCTAAAAATGCCGATGGATCAGGTACTGGAAAAAATTCAGCTGCCGGAAAATGTTTCTGAGGCGCTACTTACTCGCGGTGGCGTGTACGGGCCATTCTTACAATTAACAGAAGCCTGCGAAGGTGCTGATAGCAAGCGGATTTTAGAACTAGCAGAACTGCTGCAATACGATGCAGACAAGGTCAATGAGTGTCATATCGCAGCCCTAGCATGGGCTGAGTCTCTCGGGATTTAA
- a CDS encoding flagellar brake protein, translating to MEHAAFVHNEEQYIVHNPKEVTQIINDLIKHKSMIKVTFNHGADVYLTSIISIDAKTGAVYLDVGVDDEFNRRLLASNHVVFIKEDGVKIKWTSAHIAGVELKDGKAIKIALPKDMVRLQRRDFYRFATPVANPVVCKIPVPDVLNPAEETILELSLVDVSLGGIGTLVAAPLNPALVLGQAFNGCKIGFPDVGETNLTLKVKNITEIHVQDVMTKYRVGFEYVEPSRGNEGLINRYVYILERQAIALAHGAA from the coding sequence ATGGAACACGCCGCATTTGTACATAATGAAGAGCAGTATATTGTGCACAACCCGAAAGAGGTTACACAGATTATAAACGACTTAATTAAGCATAAGTCTATGATTAAAGTGACATTTAATCACGGTGCTGATGTTTATCTGACCAGCATTATCAGCATTGATGCTAAAACTGGCGCGGTGTATTTAGATGTGGGCGTTGATGATGAGTTTAACCGTCGCTTGCTTGCCAGTAACCATGTGGTGTTTATCAAAGAAGATGGCGTAAAAATAAAATGGACCAGTGCGCATATAGCCGGTGTTGAGTTAAAAGACGGTAAGGCGATTAAAATTGCACTGCCAAAAGACATGGTTCGCCTGCAACGCCGCGATTTCTATCGCTTTGCCACGCCGGTAGCTAATCCTGTCGTATGCAAAATTCCGGTACCGGACGTGCTGAATCCTGCAGAAGAAACTATCTTGGAGCTCAGCTTGGTGGATGTCAGCTTAGGCGGCATCGGCACATTGGTGGCAGCACCACTTAATCCAGCCTTGGTGCTTGGTCAGGCATTCAATGGCTGTAAAATTGGTTTTCCCGATGTCGGTGAAACCAATCTTACGTTAAAGGTAAAAAATATTACGGAAATACACGTGCAGGATGTGATGACTAAGTATCGTGTAGGATTCGAATACGTGGAGCCTTCAAGAGGTAATGAAGGTCTGATTAACCGCTATGTTTATATCTTGGAGCGTCAAGCCATCGCTTTGGCGCATGGCGCCGCTTAA
- a CDS encoding TorF family putative porin, protein MKHLLKSAIQTAILAPVFCAMPQAYAAEEVSEKSSPHTLTTNVGFFSDYTFRGISYTREHGSIQGGFDYTHSSGFYLGIWATNIDSGAVYGNTVEKDLYGGYVQPLTDKLSMSVGFIEYFYPHGKHAGHGTTNRGDSANTTEINAALMYENLTLKHSYALSNFFGINNNYAGNGNSRGSGYTELNFNCKLPIADLNLLMHVGRQTVQHYSQANYTDWLVGVNKDFSIANSTGWNAGLNYTTTNASDSWYVDAKGWETGNDRFIGYIKRTF, encoded by the coding sequence ATGAAACACTTATTGAAATCGGCAATACAAACAGCAATATTAGCCCCGGTTTTCTGTGCGATGCCGCAGGCTTATGCTGCTGAAGAGGTGAGCGAAAAATCTTCACCACATACATTAACAACAAACGTTGGATTCTTCAGCGACTACACATTCCGTGGCATTTCTTACACTAGAGAACACGGCTCGATACAGGGCGGGTTTGACTACACACACAGCAGCGGTTTTTATCTCGGCATCTGGGCAACCAATATAGATAGTGGAGCAGTGTATGGCAATACGGTCGAAAAAGACCTGTATGGTGGCTATGTACAGCCCTTAACTGACAAATTAAGCATGAGTGTGGGCTTTATAGAGTACTTCTATCCTCACGGTAAACACGCTGGCCACGGTACTACTAACAGGGGGGACTCTGCTAACACTACTGAAATTAATGCTGCGTTAATGTATGAGAATCTCACATTAAAGCACTCTTACGCACTGTCTAATTTCTTTGGCATTAACAATAACTACGCTGGTAACGGCAACTCACGTGGCTCAGGCTATACCGAGTTAAACTTCAACTGCAAACTGCCAATTGCCGACCTGAATTTATTGATGCATGTTGGTCGCCAGACTGTGCAACATTATTCGCAGGCAAACTATACTGATTGGCTAGTAGGCGTGAATAAAGATTTTAGCATTGCAAACAGCACAGGCTGGAATGCCGGCCTTAACTACACTACCACCAATGCTAGTGATAGCTGGTATGTTGACGCTAAGGGCTGGGAGACTGGTAACGACCGTTTCATAGGATATATTAAACGTACGTTTTAA
- a CDS encoding c-type cytochrome yields MRSQLTVASEPSTAAHTSKKSFVSNIILAAALGLSAQLALADDAVPAGEALAQKGGCLMCHTMTKRNVGPAFKDVAAVYKGQDVEDKLINKIKKGGRGSWGVLPMPPNEGKLTDDEFREVVRWIRAM; encoded by the coding sequence ATGCGTAGTCAATTAACAGTGGCTTCAGAGCCAAGCACTGCTGCTCATACCAGCAAAAAATCATTTGTATCAAACATTATTCTGGCGGCAGCTTTAGGTTTGTCAGCACAACTTGCGCTAGCCGACGATGCCGTACCTGCGGGCGAAGCTCTGGCTCAAAAAGGTGGCTGTCTGATGTGTCATACCATGACAAAACGCAATGTGGGCCCTGCATTTAAAGATGTAGCTGCTGTATATAAAGGCCAAGATGTAGAAGATAAATTGATTAATAAAATTAAAAAAGGCGGCCGCGGTAGTTGGGGCGTGCTACCTATGCCGCCTAACGAAGGCAAATTAACGGACGATGAGTTCAGAGAAGTCGTGCGCTGGATTAGAGCTATGTAA
- the napH gene encoding quinol dehydrogenase ferredoxin subunit NapH: MVNLFRRIVSYVKSHRWLLMRRTLQILIVLAFVVDIPEVGRIAHGNLSSSLWFWNVPLTDPFVLLQSWLAGAPLAQTALIGAAIVGGFYAFFGGRIYCSWVCPINMMTDAAYWLRQKFKIKGNLTMSQDLRSVLLVMALVLSVITGTLAWEDINPITLLQREIMWTSAAGLTFLAALFMFDFLVTRRGWCGHLCPVGAFYRWIGHYGRLRIMAVKTDACSGCTDCIKVCPEPHVLAPLVAQKAVTVTDSDCTRCGACVDKCGSGSLSMKLDLSRVSSFRGIPIVKK, from the coding sequence ATGGTGAATTTATTCCGACGAATAGTTTCTTACGTTAAAAGCCATCGCTGGCTACTAATGCGTCGTACGCTGCAAATTCTGATCGTGCTTGCTTTTGTGGTTGATATTCCGGAAGTGGGGCGTATCGCGCATGGTAATCTTTCTTCTAGTCTCTGGTTCTGGAATGTACCGCTTACTGACCCGTTTGTGCTGCTGCAATCATGGCTTGCAGGTGCTCCTCTAGCGCAGACTGCGCTAATCGGGGCAGCCATTGTGGGAGGATTTTATGCATTTTTTGGCGGTCGCATCTATTGTAGCTGGGTGTGCCCCATCAATATGATGACCGATGCTGCGTACTGGCTACGGCAGAAGTTTAAGATTAAGGGCAACCTGACCATGTCGCAAGATTTGCGGTCAGTACTACTGGTCATGGCGCTAGTGCTGTCTGTGATCACCGGCACGCTTGCTTGGGAAGATATCAATCCAATCACGTTGTTGCAGCGTGAAATTATGTGGACCTCTGCCGCGGGGCTCACATTCCTAGCAGCATTGTTTATGTTTGATTTTCTCGTGACGCGTCGTGGCTGGTGCGGCCATCTTTGTCCAGTGGGCGCTTTTTACCGATGGATAGGGCATTATGGCAGGCTGCGTATCATGGCAGTCAAGACAGATGCATGTTCAGGCTGTACCGACTGTATCAAGGTCTGTCCTGAGCCTCATGTGCTAGCGCCTTTGGTTGCTCAGAAAGCCGTGACGGTTACTGACAGTGATTGTACCCGCTGCGGTGCGTGCGTCGATAAATGTGGCAGCGGGTCATTGTCTATGAAGTTAGATCTAAGCCGTGTCAGTTCATTTCGCGGTATCCCAATTGTAAAAAAATGA
- the napG gene encoding ferredoxin-type protein NapG codes for MTEHVPEKVSVAVKSAIENPERRKAIKRIFRHAGVAVLGTMVAQAAIFSRPARAAKILRPPGALPEKEFDSTCIRCGLCVKDCPYDILKLATWADPAPLGTPFFVARQDPCRMCTDIPCVKACPTGALDPLLTDIRKADMGVAVLVDHENCLNYKGLTCSICVRVCPIRGEAISLKPIQNERGVLQIPTVDPDKCTGCGTCEKHCVLSEATIRVLPRELGLGISGTNAMGRR; via the coding sequence ATGACTGAGCATGTACCCGAAAAAGTGTCAGTTGCTGTCAAATCTGCGATAGAAAATCCAGAGCGCAGGAAGGCCATTAAACGCATATTCCGTCATGCCGGTGTGGCTGTGTTAGGCACAATGGTTGCGCAGGCGGCTATTTTTTCTCGACCTGCACGAGCCGCCAAAATTCTCAGGCCGCCTGGCGCATTGCCGGAAAAAGAGTTTGATTCAACCTGCATCCGCTGCGGCTTATGTGTCAAAGATTGCCCCTACGATATCCTCAAACTGGCAACTTGGGCTGACCCTGCACCATTGGGCACTCCATTTTTTGTAGCACGCCAGGACCCTTGCCGCATGTGCACTGATATTCCTTGTGTAAAAGCCTGTCCAACTGGTGCGCTTGATCCTCTGTTGACTGATATCCGCAAGGCGGATATGGGTGTGGCGGTGCTGGTAGACCATGAAAACTGCCTAAATTATAAAGGCCTGACCTGTAGTATCTGTGTCCGTGTATGTCCGATCCGTGGTGAAGCGATCTCGCTAAAACCGATTCAAAACGAGCGTGGTGTATTACAGATTCCGACGGTTGACCCAGATAAATGTACTGGTTGTGGCACCTGCGAAAAACACTGTGTACTGTCCGAAGCGACGATACGCGTATTGCCGCGCGAACTTGGCTTAGGTATTTCTGGCACTAATGCAATGGGACGTAGGTAA